Proteins encoded by one window of Panicum virgatum strain AP13 chromosome 7N, P.virgatum_v5, whole genome shotgun sequence:
- the LOC120683835 gene encoding progesterone receptor-like codes for MLNHPRSRPDSPSPFLHGLPQPPHAAAGTGELPRMDPPSSSGRGPATPRRQLQGPRPPRLNVRMESHAIRKPSSASGALAPAAPAQGAPPRRDDHQQQQQQQAPPPRAPVIIYDASPKVIHAKPSEFMAIVQSLTGPGSGAPPRRQERHRQADDGGGEDGDDDVLLLDQAATAFLPPELLLSPSAAMSPAARLATIERSVRPAPDYDVGVLSGGGGGDDGTLAAVLGPVRHPSILSPLPSALPPAAASGLFSPLPFDPSGISWLNELSPILRAASSAGPGASSSSFAAVAAASNGGSRPQPPSYYSDPFVPSPRNLLATPTVPSPTAVAEFFGSLPDL; via the coding sequence ATGTTGAACCACCCCCGCTCCCGGCCCGACTCCCCATCCCCGTTCCTCCACGGCCTGCCGCAgccgccccacgccgccgccgggacggGGGAGCTCCCGCGGATGgacccgccgtcgtcgtcgggcagggggccggccacgccgcggcggcagctgcAGGGCCCGCGCCCGCCCAGGCTCAACGTTAGGATGGAGTCGCACGCCATCCGGAAGCCCTCCTCGGCGTCGGGGGCCCTGgctcccgccgcgccggcgcagggggcgccgccgaggcgggacgaccaccagcagcagcagcagcagcaggccccGCCTCCGCGGGCGCCCGTCATCATCTACGACGCGTCGCCCAAGGTCATCCACGCCAAGCCCAGCGAGTTCATGGCCATCGTGCAGTCCCTCACGGGCCCTGgatccggcgcgccgccgcggcggcaggagcgccaccgccaggcggacgacggcggcggcgaagacggcgacgacgacgtgctgctgctggaccaggcggcgacggcgttccTGCCCCCCGAGCTGCTGCTCTCGCCGTCCGCCGCCATGTCCCCGGCCGCGCGCCTCGCCACCATCGAGCGCTCCGTGCGCCCGGCCCCCGACTACGACGTGGGCGTCCTctcgggcggcgggggcggagacGACGGCACCCTCGCGGCCGTGCTCGGCCCCGTGCGCCACCCCAGCATCCTCTCCCCGCTGCCGTCCGcgctcccgcccgccgccgcgtcggggctCTTCTCGCCGCTGCCCTTCGACCCCAGCGGCATCAGCTGGCTCAACGAGCTCAGCCCGATCCTCcgggccgcctcctccgccggccccggcgcctcctcgtcctccttcgcggccgtcgccgccgccagcaaCGGCGGATCCCGGCCCCAGCCGCCGTCCTACTACTCCGACCCCTTCGTTCCCAGCCCCCGCAACCTCCTCGCCACGCCCACCGTGCCGTcgcccaccgccgtcgccgagtTCTTCGGCAGCTTGCCGGATCTctag
- the LOC120682229 gene encoding WD repeat-containing protein 44-like has protein sequence MPRSESDSDDIFFDAFEDVRSPREPSSPEDCTTSDDVSVPRKFEYEIWANEPMSVQERRQRFLKGMGFDEFVSTRMDSFQSHGEITTVESFTDMEERTLSGHSSLDSSVCDNESEFDGACCIKDMDSGKRYIVHNAHSSITNMLKEVGSDKVMSLMEFESLLGLSRSVQKFLRRGCGNSPAGETKGAKKKDVKSLWKTFMTNRSFGGICKYDVHVKNSITAVPTRTRVQHRKKNFLEFSAVYMDQEIKAHKGSIRVMKFSPSGWYLASGGEDCVVRIWQIIEVEVSPKLYKGEDPYEKVEKVQVFKTNIGKGQNHGLAVIPKKAFRISETPLHEFHGHTSDILDMTWSKSDYLLTSSKDKTARLWKPGCDGCLAVFKHKDYVTCVQFNPIDERYFISGSLDGKVRIWDVLDRRVTDWADTRNIITALSYQPDGKGFIVGTIAGACRFYNHSGENIQLERELFVQGKKKSAFSRINSLKLCTSDSSRVIIASADSKIRVADGDTIKKFEGPWKSKALSSPSLTSDGRYLISAGKDSNVYIWNYANSGDAKSVHSCELFFSKDVTTAVPWPGVRQDGRAKPPCLAEKSSGAPALRWHGESRSPGPWSFADGPKGSATWPEEKLPSAAKPESGPQLGDCLSAISAAWSTVIVTASRDGVIRSFPNYGLPVRL, from the exons ATGCCGAGGTCTGAATCAGACAGTGATGATATTTTCTTCGACGCATTTGAAGATGTTCGATCACCAAGGGAGCCTTCATCCCCGGAGGATTGCACCACGAGTGATGATGTTTCAGTGCCAAGGAAATTTGAGTATGAGATCTGGGCAAATGAGCCAATGAGTGTTCAAGAAAGGCGGCAAAGGTTCCTTAAGGGAATGGGATTCGATGAATTTGTTTCTACTAGGATGGATTCTTTTCAGTCCCATGGGGAAATCACAACAGTTGAGTCTTTCACCGACATGGAGGAGAGAACTCTCAGTGGCCATTCTTCCTTGGATTCATCTGTTTGTGACAATGAATCAGAATTTGACGGTGCCTGTTGCATAAAGGATATGGATAGTGGAAAGAGATATATAGTTCACAATGCACATAGCAGCATAACTAACATGCTGAAGGAGGTTGGATCAGATAAGGTGATGTCTCTTATGGAGTTTGAGAGCCTGCTTGGCCTCTCCCGATCTGTTCAAAAATTTCTACGGAGAGGCTGTGGTAATAGTCCTGCAGGAGAAACAAAAGGTGCCAAGAAAAAGGATGTCAAAAGCTTGTGGAAGACATTCATGACAAATAGAAGTTTTGGTGGCATTTGCAAGTATGATGTCCATGTAAAAAACAGCATAACAGCTGTAccaacaagaacaagagttCAACATCGGAagaaaaattttcttgaattctCTGCTGTCTACATGGATCAAGAAATCAAAGCTCACAAGGGTTCAATTAGGGTCATGAAATTCAGCCCATCTGGCTGGTATTTAGCAAGCGGTGGTGAGGATTGTGTTGTACGAATATGGCAAATCATAGAAGTAGAAGTATCTCCTAAGTTGTATAAGGGAGAGGATCCCTACGAAAAAGTGGAGAAAGTTCAAGTCTTTAAGACAAATATAGGAAAGGGGCAGAATCATGGACTTGCAGTTATACCCAAGAAGGCTTTTCGAATTTCAGAGACTCCATTACATGAATTTCATGGACATACAAGCGATATCCTCGACATGACATGGTCAAAATCAGAT TATCTCTTGACTTCGTCTAAAGATAAGACAGCGCGCTTGTGGAAACCTGGCTGTGATGGTTGTCTTGCAGTTTTCAAACACAAAGACTATG TGACATGTGTCCAATTCAACCCTATTGATGAGAGATACTTCATCAGTGGTTCATTAGATGGTAAAGTGCGCATTTGGGATGTGTTGGACCGGCGAGTAACCGACTGGGCTGATACACGGAATATCATAACTGCTTTGAGTTACCAACCAGATGGAAAG GGTTTCATTGTTGGCACTATTGCAGGAGCATGCCGCTTCTACAATCATTCAG GTGAAAACATCCAGCTAGAGAGAGAATTATTTGTGCAAGGGAAGAAAAAGTCAGCTTTCAGTCGGATCAACAGTCTGAAG TTATGTACAAGTGATTCCAGTAGGGTTATAATTGCATCAGCCGATTCTAAAATTCGAGTCGCCGATGGAGATACAATCAAAAAGTTTGAAG GGCCATGGAAGTCGAAGGCTCTATCATCACCGTCTCTAACTTCCGACGGCAGATACCTTATCTCCGCCGGCAAGGACTCCAATGTCTACATCTGGAACTACGCCAACTCGGGAGACGCCAAATCAGTTCACTCTTGCGAGCTGTTCTTCTCCAAGGACGTGACCACCGCTGTGCCATGGCCTGGAGTGCGCCAGGACGGGCGCGCCAAGCCTCCCTGCCTGGCCGAGAAATCCTCCGGCGCGCCCGCTCTACGCTGGCACGGGGAGTCCCGGTCCCCCGGGCCGTGGTCCTTCGCCGACGGCCCCAAGGGGTCGGCGACATGGCCGGAGGAGAAGCTGCCCTCCGCCGCGAAGCCTGAGAGCGGCCCGCAGCTGGGCGACTGCCTCTCCGCCATCTCCGCcgcgtggagcacggtcatcgTGACCGCCAGCCGCGACGGCGTGATCCGGTCTTTTCCCAACTACGGCCTGCCCGTGAGACTCTga